A single window of Methanosphaera sp. DNA harbors:
- a CDS encoding V-type proton ATPase subunit E, with protein MSVGADKIIANIKNDAKVKSDEIISKATAESDKIIADGQVKAQQQKESIIESANKQADMKYQQIISEAKVNSRRKELEAREELIEKAFRIASEKIEKLASENSANYVEALKRMIEDASVEIGSNQLEIFVRADDIDNVKNMIDEISASVKEQTGEEISFIIGAPIDIIGGAVVSTIDGDVEVKNTIEARMLRYRKYLRSQVAKTLFN; from the coding sequence ATGAGCGTTGGAGCAGATAAAATAATAGCAAATATTAAAAACGATGCTAAAGTAAAATCTGATGAAATTATCTCCAAAGCTACAGCTGAAAGTGATAAAATCATAGCAGATGGACAAGTTAAAGCACAACAACAAAAAGAATCCATCATTGAATCAGCTAACAAACAAGCTGATATGAAATATCAACAAATAATTTCAGAAGCAAAAGTTAATTCAAGACGTAAAGAATTAGAAGCACGTGAAGAATTAATTGAAAAAGCTTTCAGAATTGCATCAGAAAAAATCGAAAAATTAGCATCTGAAAATTCCGCAAATTATGTGGAAGCATTAAAAAGAATGATTGAAGATGCTTCTGTAGAAATAGGAAGTAATCAACTTGAAATTTTCGTCAGAGCAGACGATATTGATAATGTAAAAAATATGATTGACGAAATCTCAGCATCTGTTAAAGAACAGACTGGTGAAGAAATATCATTCATCATTGGAGCACCAATTGACATTATTGGTGGAGCTGTAGTAAGCACAATTGATGGTGATGTTGAAGTTAAAAATACAATTGAAGCACGTATGCTTCGATATAGAAAATATCTAAGATCACAAGTTGCAAAAACATTGTTTAACTAA
- a CDS encoding V-type ATP synthase subunit K (produces ATP from ADP in the presence of a proton gradient across the membrane; the K subunit is a nonenzymatic component which binds the dimeric form by interacting with the G and E subunits) yields the protein MAAELALGSALAAIGAGAAVGFAALGSGIGQGIASSASVGAVAEDSGMFAQGLVFTAIPETQAIYGFLIAILLLVFSGIMGGSPLGVASGLVAIGAGVAVGFGGLGSGMGQGIASSASVGAVVEEPDMFAQGLVFTAIPETQAIYGFLIAILLLVFGGILGA from the coding sequence ATGGCAGCAGAATTAGCATTAGGTTCAGCCCTAGCTGCAATTGGTGCAGGAGCAGCAGTAGGATTTGCAGCATTAGGTTCAGGTATCGGTCAAGGTATAGCATCTTCAGCATCTGTAGGTGCAGTAGCAGAAGATTCAGGTATGTTTGCACAAGGTTTAGTATTCACAGCTATTCCTGAAACTCAGGCTATTTACGGTTTCCTTATCGCTATCTTATTATTAGTATTCTCAGGAATTATGGGAGGATCTCCACTTGGAGTAGCATCAGGTTTAGTAGCAATTGGTGCAGGTGTAGCAGTTGGTTTCGGTGGTCTTGGTTCAGGTATGGGTCAAGGTATCGCATCATCAGCATCCGTAGGAGCAGTTGTAGAAGAACCAGATATGTTTGCACAAGGTTTAGTATTCACAGCTATTCCTGAAACACAGGCTATTTACGGTTTCCTTATCGCTATCTTATTATTAGTATTCGGTGGAATACTCGGAGCATAG